One segment of Methanolinea mesophila DNA contains the following:
- a CDS encoding DUF7289 family protein, whose amino-acid sequence MKNRKSGQMKDCAVSETIGFVLILGIVITGIGLVTLYGYPALMAQQAEANIRNMEKTMIVLQTDVNTMAFKSVPYQETTIQVAGGTLSVVSSDDGSELNNKFFRITNQTSTILPDTKIGQIKYQSENEPVIIGLQNGAVVKWQLDQSGGGSTMMSEPRWFFDSTSGTLVVPITSVYSTNALTNSGISTVRLILTEEKQDEYPFSPSETVHITYSDLYGDYNTAWKNYFNTFESTPNPTVDIPNVNKLVVKQYKITVLSL is encoded by the coding sequence ATGAAAAACAGAAAATCCGGGCAGATGAAAGATTGTGCAGTGTCCGAGACCATTGGGTTTGTCCTAATCCTTGGTATTGTGATAACCGGTATCGGGCTTGTTACGCTCTATGGATACCCAGCATTGATGGCTCAACAAGCAGAAGCAAACATAAGAAACATGGAAAAGACTATGATCGTGCTCCAGACTGACGTTAATACGATGGCTTTTAAGAGTGTGCCTTATCAGGAGACTACAATTCAGGTGGCAGGAGGAACATTATCGGTCGTATCGTCTGACGATGGAAGCGAATTAAATAATAAATTTTTCAGAATTACTAATCAAACCTCCACGATTCTCCCCGATACTAAAATAGGACAGATAAAATACCAATCTGAAAATGAACCTGTTATCATCGGTCTTCAGAATGGAGCTGTTGTGAAATGGCAATTAGATCAATCTGGAGGGGGCTCCACCATGATGTCAGAACCTCGATGGTTTTTTGATTCTACATCAGGAACATTGGTCGTTCCCATTACCTCAGTATATTCAACCAACGCTCTAACTAACAGTGGTATCAGCACGGTTAGACTGATTCTTACGGAAGAAAAACAGGATGAATATCCTTTTTCTCCTTCCGAAACAGTCCACATTACCTATAGCGATCTTTATGGGGACTATAACACCGCATGGAAGAATTATTTTAATACCTTTGAATCAACCCCCAATCCCACTGTCGATATCCCAAATGTAAACAAGCTTGTGGTGAAACAGTATAAAATCACAGTTTTGTCACTATAA
- a CDS encoding DUF7288 family protein, giving the protein MVNDIGQLYTIEGVAAGILMIVTAYLVISSTTVITPQDVHIIDMQLEQLGNDALAIMDTPDSWMDKSMLQTQIESSDPNRGALFAQNFSQIINSTTSGEWDSMKFNATITHRDVNGDLRTVNFYGPEYLREKAMKVSRWVTIDGSSIPGMRNENQVVLFEVLIWRG; this is encoded by the coding sequence ATGGTAAATGATATTGGCCAGCTCTACACAATTGAAGGGGTTGCTGCGGGAATTTTGATGATCGTCACTGCCTATCTCGTTATTAGCAGTACAACAGTGATCACGCCACAGGATGTCCATATAATCGACATGCAACTCGAACAGCTGGGAAACGATGCATTGGCCATAATGGATACGCCAGATAGCTGGATGGATAAAAGCATGCTCCAGACCCAGATTGAATCGTCGGATCCCAATAGAGGAGCTCTTTTCGCACAAAATTTTTCCCAAATCATAAATAGCACCACGAGCGGGGAGTGGGATTCGATGAAATTTAATGCGACTATTACCCATAGGGATGTTAATGGCGACCTCAGAACTGTGAATTTTTATGGACCGGAATATCTTCGGGAAAAGGCGATGAAGGTCAGCCGCTGGGTTACTATCGATGGCTCATCAATCCCGGGAATGAGAAATGAAAACCAAGTCGTCTTGTTCGAGGTGCTCATATGGCGAGGTTGA
- a CDS encoding DUF7287 family protein — translation MPGSRAISPEDANLSIDFIVGFTIFMIAFIFVATMMSGLLVSLQSRTVDYDAVAYRTSVVLVEDPGQPRTWNLLDLSYPEQRDSLKRLGLSIARGYPGILQQEKVDKFFTYTTGSCSGDQLCYPSEYKNKLIFGDYPYNFNISLRKLDQTTVKSVGDPVPLHQKTGYIRRAVDIKQSGAQMQIETTSNSLNFTAIEMDFSTLYILPNQLYRIDPLNEEVNISFSNITVANTHFTQPPSVCVYPTGGGSPTCIPIPANSPTLRLYIDSVTAEPDWTTKALTNNSRIIIEDGFFKRIGLDQYSKVAISLNTDNSIFTFDYPYIFNYTTALLLPPEPAVMEVSVW, via the coding sequence ATGCCGGGTAGCCGGGCAATCTCCCCCGAAGATGCAAACCTCTCTATTGACTTCATCGTAGGATTTACGATTTTCATGATTGCATTCATCTTCGTCGCCACCATGATGTCCGGGCTGCTGGTGAGCCTTCAGAGCCGTACTGTAGATTACGACGCCGTTGCATACAGGACGAGTGTTGTGTTAGTGGAGGACCCGGGACAACCAAGGACATGGAATCTTCTCGATCTTTCCTATCCCGAACAAAGAGACTCGTTGAAGCGTCTGGGCCTTTCAATAGCCCGAGGATATCCCGGAATTCTCCAACAGGAAAAGGTTGATAAATTTTTTACTTACACAACAGGGTCTTGTTCTGGGGACCAGCTTTGCTATCCTTCAGAATACAAAAATAAACTTATTTTTGGAGATTATCCCTATAATTTCAATATCAGTTTGAGAAAACTTGACCAAACAACTGTCAAGAGTGTTGGGGATCCTGTGCCTTTACATCAAAAAACTGGATACATTCGCCGAGCCGTGGATATAAAACAATCGGGTGCACAAATGCAGATTGAAACAACCTCTAATTCGCTCAATTTCACTGCAATAGAGATGGATTTCAGTACACTCTATATTTTGCCTAATCAACTGTATAGAATTGATCCCCTAAATGAAGAGGTCAACATTTCATTTAGCAATATTACCGTGGCAAACACGCATTTCACTCAACCCCCTAGTGTTTGTGTATATCCCACTGGAGGTGGAAGCCCCACCTGCATTCCAATTCCAGCAAATTCTCCAACTTTGCGCCTGTATATCGACAGTGTTACTGCTGAACCAGACTGGACCACCAAAGCCTTGACGAATAATTCTCGTATTATCATTGAAGACGGATTTTTCAAGCGTATTGGATTAGATCAGTATAGTAAAGTTGCAATAAGCCTGAATACCGATAATTCCATATTTACTTTTGATTATCCTTACATTTTCAATTATACTACAGCGTTATTACTCCCGCCCGAACCTGCAGTGATGGAGGTCAGTGTATGGTAA